A genomic window from Streptomyces sp. WMMC940 includes:
- a CDS encoding heavy metal translocating P-type ATPase translates to MTATVHGTAEVELAIGGMTCASCAARVEKKLNRMDGVEATVNYATEKAKISYRDDEVSVRDLIATVEATGYTATEPPPPRTRTEPGDAGTGEEGGLRTLRQRLVTAVVLSVPVVAMAMVPALQIEYWQWLSLTLAAPVVTYAAWPFHRAALTNARHGAATMDTLVSVGTSAAFLWSLWALFFGTAGEPGMTHGFEPTITRTDGAGNIYLEAAAGVTAFILAGRYFEARSKRRAGAALKALMELGAKDVTVLRGGGERLVPVAELAVGDRFLVRPGEKIATDGTVVEGSSAVDASMLTGESVPVEVSVGDPVTGATLNAGGRLVVEARRVGADTQLARMAKLVEDAQNGKAAAQRLADRISAVFVPAVMVLAVGTLGFWLGSGAGWTAAFTAAVAVLIIACPCALGLATPTALMVGTGRGAQLGILIKGPEVLENTRRADTIVLDKTGTVTTGRMTLLGVHTAEGTDESEALRLAGALEHASEHPIAQAVATGAAERVGALPAPEDFVNVPGLGVRGVVAGHAVLVGRERLLAEWSIVLPAELERAGTEAEAAGRTVIVVAWDGEARAVLEVADAVRPTSAEAVRRLRALGLTPILLTGDNKAVAEAVAAEVGIERVVAEVMPEDKVDVVRRLQEEGRTVAMVGDGVNDAAALAQADLGLAMGTGTDAAIEAGDLTLVRGDLRAAADAIRLSRRTLGTIKGNLFWAFAYNVAALPLAAAGLLNPMIAGAAMAFSSVFVVGNSLRLRGFPPAD, encoded by the coding sequence ATGACTGCCACGGTCCACGGCACCGCCGAGGTCGAACTCGCGATCGGCGGCATGACCTGCGCCTCGTGCGCCGCCCGTGTGGAGAAGAAGCTCAACCGCATGGACGGTGTGGAGGCCACGGTCAACTACGCCACCGAGAAGGCGAAGATCTCCTACCGCGACGACGAGGTCTCCGTCCGCGATCTGATCGCCACCGTCGAGGCGACCGGCTACACCGCGACCGAGCCCCCGCCGCCCCGCACCCGTACCGAACCCGGTGACGCCGGGACGGGGGAGGAGGGCGGGCTGCGGACGCTGCGGCAGCGACTGGTCACCGCGGTGGTGCTGTCGGTGCCCGTCGTGGCCATGGCGATGGTCCCGGCCCTGCAGATCGAGTACTGGCAGTGGCTCTCGCTGACCCTGGCCGCGCCCGTGGTCACGTACGCGGCCTGGCCGTTCCACCGCGCCGCCCTCACCAACGCCCGGCACGGGGCCGCCACCATGGACACCCTCGTCTCGGTCGGCACCTCGGCGGCGTTCCTGTGGTCGCTGTGGGCCCTGTTCTTCGGCACCGCGGGTGAGCCGGGCATGACCCACGGCTTCGAGCCGACCATCACCCGCACCGACGGCGCCGGCAACATCTACCTCGAAGCCGCCGCCGGCGTGACCGCGTTCATCCTGGCCGGCCGGTACTTCGAAGCCCGCTCCAAGCGCAGGGCCGGCGCCGCGCTGAAGGCCCTGATGGAGCTCGGCGCGAAGGACGTGACCGTGCTGCGCGGCGGTGGGGAACGGCTGGTCCCCGTCGCCGAACTGGCCGTGGGCGACCGCTTCCTGGTGCGCCCGGGAGAGAAGATCGCCACCGACGGCACCGTCGTCGAAGGCTCCTCCGCCGTGGACGCGTCCATGCTCACCGGCGAGTCCGTACCCGTGGAGGTGTCCGTCGGCGACCCCGTCACCGGAGCCACCCTCAACGCCGGCGGCCGGCTCGTCGTCGAGGCCCGCCGGGTCGGCGCGGACACCCAGTTGGCGCGCATGGCGAAGCTGGTCGAGGACGCGCAGAACGGCAAGGCCGCGGCGCAGCGGCTGGCCGACCGGATCTCCGCCGTGTTCGTGCCCGCCGTCATGGTCCTGGCCGTGGGCACGCTCGGCTTCTGGCTCGGCAGCGGGGCTGGATGGACGGCCGCGTTCACCGCCGCGGTCGCCGTCCTGATCATCGCCTGCCCCTGCGCGCTGGGTCTCGCCACGCCCACCGCGCTCATGGTGGGCACGGGGCGCGGCGCGCAGCTCGGCATCCTGATCAAGGGGCCCGAGGTCCTGGAGAACACGCGCAGGGCCGACACGATCGTCCTCGACAAGACCGGCACCGTGACCACCGGGAGGATGACCCTCCTCGGGGTCCACACCGCGGAAGGGACCGACGAGTCCGAGGCCCTGCGGCTGGCCGGGGCGCTGGAACACGCCTCCGAGCACCCCATCGCCCAGGCCGTGGCGACCGGAGCGGCCGAGCGGGTCGGGGCGCTCCCCGCACCCGAGGACTTCGTGAACGTCCCCGGCCTCGGCGTGCGGGGCGTGGTCGCCGGGCATGCCGTCCTCGTCGGCCGCGAACGCCTTCTCGCCGAGTGGTCCATCGTGCTCCCGGCCGAACTGGAGCGGGCCGGAACGGAGGCGGAGGCAGCGGGCCGGACCGTGATCGTCGTGGCCTGGGACGGCGAGGCCCGGGCGGTCCTGGAGGTCGCCGACGCGGTCAGGCCGACGAGCGCCGAGGCGGTGCGGCGACTGCGGGCCCTCGGGCTGACGCCGATCCTGCTGACCGGCGACAACAAGGCCGTCGCCGAGGCGGTCGCGGCGGAGGTCGGCATCGAGCGGGTCGTCGCCGAGGTCATGCCCGAGGACAAGGTCGACGTGGTGCGGCGCCTGCAGGAGGAGGGCCGGACGGTGGCCATGGTCGGCGACGGGGTCAACGACGCTGCCGCGCTCGCCCAGGCCGACCTCGGCCTGGCCATGGGTACCGGAACCGACGCCGCCATCGAGGCGGGCGACCTGACGCTGGTGCGCGGCGACCTGAGGGCGGCGGCGGACGCGATCCGGCTGTCCCGCAGGACGCTCGGCACGATCAAGGGCAACCTCTTCTGGGCGTTCGCCTACAACGTCGCCGCGCTTCCGCTCGCCGCGGCGGGACTGCTGAACCCGATGATCGCGGGCGCGGCGATGGCCTTCTCGTCGGTCTTCGTCGTCGGCAACAGCCTGCGCCTGAGGGGCTTCCCCCCGGCGGACTGA
- a CDS encoding molybdopterin-dependent oxidoreductase, producing MGTFSPGFHGRGRGLAEKLPPGQYPTESFPVLSAGPTPRVPTETWTFTVTTENGDSRGWTWDEMMSLPQEDTVHDIHCVTRWSKFGTPWRGVPVDAFLEDVETAADHAVAVSHGGYTTNLPLEDLLDGRAWVVHTYDGFPLSPEHGGPARLLVPHLYFWKSAKWVRELRLTIEDEPGFWESVGYHNYGDPWREQRTWDD from the coding sequence ATGGGTACGTTCTCACCCGGCTTCCACGGTCGCGGACGCGGCCTGGCGGAGAAGCTGCCTCCAGGGCAGTACCCGACGGAGTCGTTCCCGGTGCTGTCCGCAGGCCCCACACCCCGTGTGCCGACCGAGACCTGGACCTTCACCGTGACGACGGAGAACGGCGACTCCCGCGGCTGGACGTGGGACGAGATGATGTCGCTGCCCCAGGAGGACACGGTCCACGACATCCACTGCGTGACGCGGTGGTCCAAGTTCGGCACCCCGTGGCGGGGCGTCCCGGTCGACGCCTTCCTGGAGGACGTCGAGACCGCCGCCGACCACGCCGTGGCCGTCAGCCACGGCGGCTACACCACGAACCTTCCGCTGGAGGACCTCCTCGACGGCAGGGCATGGGTCGTCCACACCTACGACGGCTTCCCGCTGTCCCCCGAACACGGCGGCCCCGCGCGGCTGCTGGTGCCGCACCTGTACTTCTGGAAGTCGGCCAAGTGGGTGCGGGAACTGCGGCTCACGATCGAGGACGAGCCCGGTTTCTGGGAGAGCGTCGGTTACCACAACTACGGCGACCCCTGGCGCGAGCAGCGCACCTGGGACGACTGA
- a CDS encoding FAD-binding oxidoreductase, producing the protein MAADWRRAHLVERLPQTPTARSLTFSVPGWPGHLAGQHVDVRLTADDGYQAARSYSLAAPADGERIELGVQAVADGEVSPYLADGLPLGADVEVRGPLGHWFVWRPGQTGPVLLVGGGSGVVPLTAMIRAHREAESPVGFQLVYSVRTPEDFWYRDLLTGGADRLDLDVLYTRRAPPDTARAPGRVSAADLRGHVSRLAGAGTVFVCGPTAFVEAVSDHLVDLGRAPATIRTERFG; encoded by the coding sequence ATGGCCGCCGACTGGCGCCGCGCCCACCTCGTGGAGCGCCTGCCGCAGACCCCCACCGCCCGCTCGCTGACCTTCAGCGTGCCGGGCTGGCCCGGTCACCTGGCCGGCCAGCACGTGGACGTGCGGCTCACCGCCGACGACGGCTACCAGGCCGCACGCAGCTACTCCCTCGCGGCGCCGGCCGACGGGGAACGCATCGAACTGGGCGTGCAGGCCGTCGCCGACGGGGAGGTCTCGCCCTACCTCGCCGACGGCCTCCCGCTGGGCGCCGACGTGGAGGTGCGCGGACCGCTCGGCCACTGGTTCGTCTGGCGGCCCGGGCAGACCGGTCCGGTGCTCCTGGTGGGCGGCGGATCGGGCGTCGTCCCGCTGACCGCCATGATCCGCGCCCACCGCGAGGCGGAGTCCCCCGTCGGCTTCCAGCTGGTGTACTCGGTGCGCACCCCCGAGGACTTCTGGTACCGCGACCTGCTCACCGGCGGGGCGGACCGGCTGGACCTCGACGTCCTCTACACCCGCCGTGCACCGCCGGACACCGCCCGCGCGCCGGGCCGCGTCTCGGCCGCCGACCTGCGCGGACACGTCTCGCGGCTCGCGGGAGCCGGGACCGTCTTCGTGTGCGGCCCCACGGCGTTCGTCGAAGCCGTCAGCGACCACCTCGTGGACCTGGGACGCGCCCCCGCCACGATCCGTACCGAGCGATTCGGCTGA
- a CDS encoding DUF6510 family protein, whose protein sequence is MEDTPLHRDGNWLAGPLSEVLSVEPTQAWWRCPTCAMAGPLAQLHVYGPEPGLTARCPGCARVALRLVKEADHIWLTLGGATGAFRFRTA, encoded by the coding sequence ATGGAAGACACGCCCCTCCACCGCGACGGGAACTGGCTGGCCGGCCCGCTCTCGGAAGTCCTCTCCGTCGAGCCCACCCAGGCGTGGTGGCGCTGCCCCACATGCGCCATGGCCGGCCCTCTCGCCCAACTCCACGTCTACGGGCCCGAGCCGGGCCTCACCGCCCGCTGTCCCGGCTGTGCCCGGGTCGCCCTGAGACTCGTGAAGGAGGCCGACCACATCTGGCTTACCCTGGGCGGCGCGACGGGCGCCTTCCGCTTCCGTACCGCCTGA
- a CDS encoding LCP family protein, with product MAAGGRSRQRGPVGGPARRRRRTPRGVAALAVLLAVATAAGVWVYRDLQGNIRSADVDDRIGDDRPPNMSPGSKNILVVGSDSRAGANARYGRDLTTMRSDTLMLLHLAASRKWATVVSFPRDSWVKVPACDRGDGGTSSPHHAKINEAFAIGGSGGEVAGAAACAIKTVEQNTGLRIDHFMSVDFQGFKGMVNALDGMEVCPTAAIRDAKARLDIPAGCQTVRDEEALGYVRARYGVGDGSDLGRIGRQQEFMRALADRAQQKLTSPGAMYGLLESATKSLTTDKALAGIQPLYGLVSRLKAIPPGRLTFVTVPNYPRSMDVPSDAANVVWQYPAAADLFTALARDREVREETVAAAGEKPLYASTVRVRVLDGTGTPGLAWEAAQALRRAGFTVTGTGDASAAAARTSVTHPAGLGEQARALASRLPGTPVAERADAPEGLVTLTVGDDFGGMP from the coding sequence GTGGCGGCCGGCGGGCGGAGCCGGCAGCGAGGCCCGGTCGGCGGCCCTGCCCGGCGCCGCCGGAGGACACCGAGGGGCGTGGCGGCACTCGCGGTACTGCTCGCCGTCGCCACGGCCGCCGGCGTCTGGGTCTACCGGGACCTGCAGGGCAACATCCGGTCCGCGGACGTGGACGACAGGATCGGCGACGACCGCCCGCCCAATATGAGTCCCGGTTCCAAGAACATCCTCGTGGTCGGTTCCGACTCCCGGGCCGGGGCCAATGCCCGGTACGGCAGGGATCTGACCACCATGCGGTCCGACACGCTGATGCTCCTTCACCTCGCGGCGAGCCGGAAGTGGGCGACCGTGGTGTCCTTCCCCCGCGACTCGTGGGTGAAGGTGCCGGCGTGCGACCGCGGCGACGGCGGCACCTCGAGCCCCCACCACGCCAAGATCAACGAGGCGTTCGCGATCGGGGGCTCCGGCGGCGAGGTCGCGGGCGCCGCCGCCTGCGCGATCAAGACGGTCGAGCAGAACACCGGACTGCGCATCGACCACTTCATGTCGGTGGACTTCCAGGGGTTCAAGGGCATGGTCAACGCCCTCGACGGGATGGAGGTCTGCCCCACGGCCGCGATCCGTGACGCGAAGGCCCGCCTCGACATCCCCGCCGGTTGCCAGACCGTGCGGGACGAGGAGGCGCTCGGCTACGTACGCGCCCGCTACGGCGTCGGCGACGGCTCCGACCTCGGACGCATCGGCCGGCAGCAGGAGTTCATGCGCGCCCTGGCCGACCGGGCCCAGCAGAAGCTGACCAGCCCCGGCGCGATGTACGGGCTGCTGGAGTCCGCCACCAAGTCGCTCACCACGGACAAGGCGCTCGCCGGGATCCAGCCCCTGTACGGTCTCGTCTCCCGGCTCAAGGCGATCCCGCCCGGCCGGTTGACGTTCGTGACCGTGCCCAACTACCCCCGCAGCATGGACGTGCCGTCCGACGCGGCGAACGTCGTCTGGCAGTACCCGGCGGCCGCCGATCTGTTCACGGCACTCGCCCGGGACCGGGAGGTCCGCGAGGAGACCGTCGCCGCCGCCGGGGAGAAGCCCCTGTACGCGAGCACCGTCCGGGTGCGGGTGCTCGACGGCACCGGCACGCCGGGTCTCGCCTGGGAGGCCGCCCAGGCGCTGCGCCGGGCCGGATTCACCGTCACCGGAACCGGCGACGCGTCAGCGGCTGCGGCCCGGACCTCCGTCACTCACCCGGCGGGGCTCGGAGAGCAGGCCCGTGCCCTGGCCTCGCGGCTGCCCGGAACCCCCGTGGCGGAGCGCGCCGACGCGCCCGAGGGCCTGGTCACGCTGACGGTGGGGGACGACTTCGGCGGGATGCCCTGA
- a CDS encoding flotillin family protein, with protein sequence MSPVVIAVVGVAVLLVLLALVVITRYKVAGPSEAFIITGRRGKEATDPETGRVFTDNSGQKVVVGGGVFVVPFVQQRFTLDLSSRHIPVAVRGAVTLRGIKANLEGVAIVKVGGSEDSIRAAAQRFLVQQDGIVGFTQEVLSGALRSIVGRMSVEDIIRDRAAFAGQVAEEAEASLSGQGLVLDAFQIQDITTEGSYLEDLGRPEAARAKQEADIAEAVARRASEQARLKAEEEIAVAQRTFALKQAEIKAETDEAAAKAAAAGPLAEADRQQEILSQQEKVAERRAALTDRELDTQVRKPADAARYQAEQEAEARRVALVKQAEADAQRARLTGEGEKAHRAALADAVRIEGEAEAAAIAAKGSAEAEAMQKKADAFDRYGDAAVLQMLVEVLPQVVGKAAEPLGAIDKMTVISTDGAGKLPRAVADNVAQGLELLGSTTGVDLAELLRGITQKGPKPEPAKAVENGSVPIT encoded by the coding sequence ATGAGTCCAGTCGTCATCGCCGTGGTGGGAGTCGCCGTACTCCTCGTCCTGCTGGCCCTCGTCGTCATCACGCGATACAAGGTCGCAGGCCCCAGTGAGGCGTTCATCATCACCGGCCGGCGCGGCAAGGAGGCCACCGATCCCGAGACCGGGCGGGTCTTCACCGACAACAGCGGCCAGAAGGTCGTCGTCGGCGGCGGCGTGTTCGTCGTGCCCTTCGTGCAGCAGAGGTTCACCCTCGACCTCTCCAGCAGGCACATCCCCGTCGCCGTCCGGGGCGCGGTGACGCTGCGTGGCATCAAGGCCAACCTGGAGGGCGTGGCGATCGTCAAGGTCGGCGGGAGCGAGGACTCGATCCGGGCCGCCGCCCAGCGGTTCCTCGTCCAGCAGGACGGAATCGTCGGCTTCACCCAGGAGGTGCTCTCCGGCGCGCTGCGCTCCATCGTCGGCCGGATGTCGGTGGAGGACATCATCCGGGACCGGGCCGCCTTCGCCGGCCAGGTCGCGGAGGAGGCCGAGGCCAGCCTCTCGGGACAGGGCCTCGTGCTGGACGCGTTCCAGATCCAGGACATCACCACCGAGGGCTCCTACCTCGAGGACCTCGGACGCCCGGAGGCGGCGCGGGCCAAGCAGGAGGCCGACATCGCCGAGGCGGTGGCCCGGCGGGCGTCGGAGCAGGCGCGGCTGAAGGCCGAGGAGGAGATCGCCGTCGCGCAGCGGACGTTCGCCCTCAAGCAGGCCGAGATCAAGGCGGAGACGGACGAGGCGGCGGCGAAGGCCGCCGCGGCCGGGCCGCTCGCCGAGGCCGACCGGCAGCAGGAGATCCTCAGCCAGCAGGAGAAGGTCGCGGAACGCCGGGCGGCCCTGACCGACAGGGAACTCGACACACAGGTCCGCAAGCCGGCCGACGCGGCCCGGTACCAGGCCGAGCAGGAGGCCGAGGCGCGTCGTGTCGCCCTGGTGAAGCAGGCCGAGGCCGATGCCCAGCGCGCCCGGCTGACCGGTGAGGGCGAGAAGGCGCACCGCGCGGCGCTCGCCGACGCGGTCCGTATCGAGGGCGAGGCGGAGGCCGCGGCGATCGCCGCCAAGGGGTCCGCCGAGGCGGAGGCCATGCAGAAGAAGGCAGACGCCTTCGACCGGTACGGCGACGCCGCGGTGCTGCAGATGCTCGTCGAGGTACTGCCGCAGGTGGTCGGCAAGGCCGCCGAACCGCTCGGCGCGATCGACAAGATGACCGTCATCTCCACCGACGGCGCCGGCAAGCTGCCGCGAGCCGTGGCGGACAACGTCGCCCAGGGACTGGAACTCCTGGGTTCCACCACGGGGGTCGACCTCGCCGAGCTGCTGCGGGGCATCACCCAGAAGGGTCCGAAGCCGGAGCCCGCCAAGGCCGTGGAGAACGGGTCGGTGCCGATCACCTGA
- a CDS encoding potassium channel family protein, producing MLVSGDDALAHRLAAELRDVYRQQVTLLVPPSRSSTGPPADANAPSGGRALALLGRVSAGIVRTGAGRSAVNGGAGRPEEMPVSVRETDDPDDVALRDAGVETAQALALVHEDDETNIRAALTARRLNPRLRLVIRLYNRKLGQHLEELLDQAAVLAVPGMDADDIDASTTVLSDADTAAPALAATAVTGTSKIVQADGLLLRTSERPPPGRGGTVDQGLCTLALLSSTSSDPAGVEGSDGSGSDGPLLLPDDGAVAAASGRGRIVLEAVTGPEAGPGSRLSGPALPFRELFSRRVRWSFAGVGAAVTALAVASWLTMGGHPLHAAYITLLDLFSINDPAVGGEPDRQVLQLLTGLVGLLLLPLLVAAVLEALSSFRSATALRRPPRGLSGHVVLLGLGKVGTRVLGRLRELGTPVVCVENDPEARGVALARRLRVPVIIGDVTQEGVLEAARTHRAHALLALTSSDTTNLEAALYARSIAPDLRVALRLYDDDFATAVYRTLRAAHPGALTRSRSVTSLSAPAFAGAMMGRQVLGAVSVERRVLLFAALEVADLPQLEGHTIAEAISPGRWRVLALDMTAPGDRRPDLSAAPPDDGTHHTTGLLFDLHPGHLLRPGDRVVVAATRRGLAELLGPRAR from the coding sequence ATGCTCGTCAGCGGTGACGACGCCCTCGCCCATCGGCTCGCCGCCGAACTCCGCGACGTCTACCGGCAGCAGGTCACGCTCCTCGTCCCGCCCAGCCGCTCGTCCACGGGTCCGCCCGCCGACGCGAACGCCCCGTCGGGCGGCCGGGCCCTCGCCCTCCTCGGCAGGGTGTCGGCGGGCATCGTCCGTACGGGAGCGGGCCGTTCGGCCGTGAACGGCGGAGCCGGTCGTCCGGAGGAGATGCCCGTGTCCGTGAGGGAAACGGACGATCCCGACGATGTCGCGCTCCGGGACGCCGGGGTCGAGACCGCGCAGGCGCTCGCCCTGGTGCACGAGGACGACGAGACCAACATCCGTGCCGCGCTCACCGCCCGCCGGCTGAACCCCCGTCTGCGTCTGGTCATCCGCCTCTACAACCGCAAGCTCGGCCAGCACCTGGAGGAGCTGCTGGACCAGGCGGCCGTACTCGCCGTACCCGGGATGGACGCCGACGACATCGACGCGTCCACCACCGTCCTGTCGGACGCCGACACCGCCGCTCCGGCGCTCGCCGCGACCGCCGTCACCGGAACCAGCAAGATCGTCCAGGCCGACGGGCTGCTCCTGCGCACCTCCGAGAGGCCCCCGCCGGGACGCGGCGGGACCGTGGACCAGGGTCTGTGCACCCTGGCGCTGCTGTCCTCCACCAGCAGCGACCCCGCCGGCGTGGAGGGATCCGACGGCAGCGGTTCCGACGGGCCGCTCCTGCTGCCCGACGACGGGGCCGTGGCCGCGGCGTCCGGCCGCGGGAGGATCGTGCTCGAAGCCGTCACCGGCCCGGAAGCCGGGCCCGGCAGCCGTCTGAGCGGTCCCGCACTGCCGTTCCGGGAGCTCTTCTCCCGCCGGGTGCGCTGGTCGTTCGCGGGCGTCGGCGCGGCCGTCACCGCCCTGGCCGTCGCGTCCTGGCTCACCATGGGCGGCCACCCGCTCCACGCCGCCTACATCACGCTCCTCGACCTCTTCTCCATCAACGACCCCGCGGTCGGCGGGGAGCCCGACCGTCAGGTCCTTCAGCTGCTGACCGGGCTCGTGGGACTCCTCCTGCTGCCCCTGCTCGTCGCCGCCGTGCTGGAAGCACTCAGCTCCTTCCGCTCGGCGACCGCCCTGCGCCGGCCTCCACGCGGTCTGAGCGGGCACGTCGTCCTGCTGGGCCTCGGCAAGGTCGGCACCCGTGTGCTCGGCCGGCTGCGTGAGCTCGGCACGCCCGTCGTCTGCGTCGAGAACGACCCCGAGGCGCGCGGCGTGGCCCTCGCCCGCCGGCTGCGCGTGCCCGTGATCATCGGGGACGTCACACAGGAGGGCGTGCTCGAGGCCGCCAGGACCCACCGGGCGCACGCGCTGCTCGCCCTCACCAGCTCCGACACCACCAATCTCGAAGCCGCCCTCTACGCCCGCTCGATCGCCCCCGACCTCCGGGTGGCACTGCGGCTGTACGACGACGACTTCGCCACCGCCGTCTACCGGACGCTGCGTGCCGCGCATCCCGGGGCACTCACCCGCAGCAGAAGCGTGACGTCGCTCTCCGCCCCCGCCTTCGCCGGAGCCATGATGGGCCGTCAGGTACTTGGAGCCGTCTCCGTCGAGCGCCGGGTGCTCCTCTTCGCCGCACTCGAAGTGGCCGACCTGCCGCAGCTGGAGGGCCACACGATCGCAGAAGCGATCAGTCCGGGCAGATGGCGGGTGCTCGCCCTGGACATGACGGCGCCGGGCGACCGGCGTCCGGACCTCTCCGCCGCCCCGCCCGACGACGGGACGCACCACACCACCGGTCTGCTCTTCGACCTCCACCCGGGACACCTGCTGCGCCCCGGTGACCGCGTGGTCGTCGCCGCCACGCGCCGTGGTCTCGCGGAACTCCTCGGGCCCCGGGCCCGGTAG
- a CDS encoding NAD-dependent epimerase/dehydratase family protein: protein MRVLVTGGAGFIGAHIVSALIGRGHEPVVLDALLPTAHHGPPAPPETGFVHGDVRDTTVLAAVLHGVDAICHQAAMVGLGKDFADAPGYVSCNDLGTATLLAAAAEARVRQVVLAGSMVVYGEGRYTCPRHGAVRPGPRSAADLAAGRFEPACPRCGAELAPGLVDEDAPCDPRNVYAVTKLAQEHLTAAWARATDGRAVSLRYHNVYGPGMPRDTPYAGVASFFRSALARGEAPRVFEDGAQRRDFVHVRDVAEANVVALEAVAEREAGVLTAYNTGSGEPRTVGEMAAALAAACGGPDPVVTGEFRLGDVRHITADSRRLRRDLGWSSRTGFREGMAEFARAAQRAPGAAHAAGTSPS from the coding sequence ATGCGCGTACTCGTCACAGGAGGCGCCGGCTTCATCGGCGCACACATCGTCTCGGCACTCATCGGGCGGGGGCACGAACCGGTGGTCCTGGACGCCTTGCTGCCCACCGCGCACCACGGGCCTCCGGCCCCGCCGGAGACCGGGTTCGTCCACGGCGACGTCCGCGACACGACCGTTCTCGCGGCGGTTCTGCACGGAGTGGACGCGATCTGCCACCAGGCGGCGATGGTGGGGCTCGGCAAGGACTTCGCCGATGCGCCCGGCTATGTGAGCTGCAACGACCTGGGGACGGCGACGCTCCTCGCCGCGGCGGCCGAGGCGCGGGTGCGTCAGGTGGTGCTCGCCGGCTCGATGGTCGTGTACGGGGAGGGGCGCTACACATGCCCCCGCCACGGCGCGGTGCGGCCGGGGCCGAGGTCGGCGGCCGATCTGGCGGCGGGGCGGTTCGAGCCGGCGTGCCCGCGGTGCGGCGCGGAACTGGCCCCGGGTCTCGTCGACGAGGACGCCCCGTGCGACCCGCGCAACGTGTACGCCGTGACGAAGCTGGCGCAGGAGCACCTCACGGCCGCATGGGCACGTGCGACGGACGGCCGGGCCGTGTCCCTCCGTTACCACAACGTCTACGGGCCGGGGATGCCCCGGGACACCCCGTACGCGGGAGTGGCCTCCTTCTTCCGGTCGGCGCTGGCCCGGGGTGAGGCGCCCCGCGTGTTCGAGGACGGTGCCCAGCGACGGGACTTCGTCCACGTCCGGGACGTCGCCGAGGCGAACGTCGTGGCCCTGGAGGCGGTCGCCGAACGGGAGGCGGGCGTTCTCACCGCGTACAACACGGGCAGCGGGGAGCCCCGCACCGTCGGCGAGATGGCGGCGGCCCTGGCGGCCGCGTGCGGAGGGCCCGACCCGGTCGTCACCGGTGAGTTCAGGCTGGGGGACGTCCGGCACATCACGGCGGACTCACGCCGGTTGCGCCGCGACCTCGGATGGTCGTCCCGCACGGGATTCCGCGAGGGCATGGCCGAGTTCGCCCGTGCGGCGCAGCGCGCACCCGGCGCCGCACACGCCGCCGGCACTTCGCCGTCCTGA
- a CDS encoding glycosyltransferase family 2 protein, whose translation MKVVTTDVVLPCLNEAGALPWVLERVPAEWRAIVVDNGSTDGSAGIARELGATVVREERRGFGAACHAGLLAAEADIVCFCDCDASLDPGLLVPFVRAVAEGEADLVLGRRRPAGRGAFPAHARAGNLALSWMLRRRTGLRLHDLGPLRAARREGLLGLGLTDRRSGYPLQMVVRAADAGWRVREEDVPYLPRTGKSKVTGTWRGTWQAVHDMRRVLGEAGGAR comes from the coding sequence GTGAAAGTCGTGACCACTGACGTCGTACTTCCCTGTCTGAACGAGGCCGGGGCGCTGCCCTGGGTCCTCGAACGCGTCCCCGCCGAATGGCGCGCCATCGTCGTCGACAACGGCTCCACGGACGGCTCCGCCGGAATCGCCCGCGAGTTGGGGGCGACCGTCGTGCGCGAGGAACGGCGGGGCTTCGGGGCGGCCTGCCACGCGGGGCTGCTGGCCGCGGAGGCGGACATCGTGTGCTTCTGCGACTGCGACGCGTCCCTGGACCCCGGACTCCTCGTCCCCTTCGTCCGTGCCGTGGCGGAAGGCGAGGCCGACCTGGTGCTGGGGCGGCGACGGCCCGCCGGCCGGGGGGCCTTCCCGGCGCACGCCCGCGCGGGGAACCTCGCGCTGTCCTGGATGCTGCGCCGGCGGACGGGTCTGAGGCTCCACGATCTGGGTCCGCTCCGGGCGGCGCGCCGCGAGGGGCTGTTGGGGCTGGGTCTGACGGACCGTCGCAGCGGCTATCCGCTGCAGATGGTGGTGCGTGCCGCGGACGCCGGCTGGCGGGTGCGGGAGGAGGACGTGCCCTATCTGCCCCGGACCGGGAAGTCGAAGGTGACCGGGACCTGGCGCGGCACCTGGCAGGCGGTGCACGACATGCGCCGGGTGCTGGGCGAGGCCGGTGGTGCCCGGTGA